From the Sulfuricurvum sp. genome, one window contains:
- a CDS encoding class 1 fructose-bisphosphatase — MKLILQAIEKSAIRIKNAIDVKDIGYSQEQNSSGETQLQLDIQSDLIIEEELSKIASVHTIASEEKELPMLLNENGHYHIAFDPLDGSSLVDVNLSVGSIFGIYDGELTASKMVASCYVVYGPRVELVFAHEGKVKLYLLQAGEFEYVKEIHLNEKGKIMAPGGTQQCWAPYHKAMIDAFFADGYRLRYSGGMVPDLHQILLKGGGLFSYPGASDKPEGKLRQLFEVFPFAFIFETAGGRAIDGANRVLEKETKHVHDTSPCFFGSNYEVSVVADVYGRN; from the coding sequence ATGAAACTCATATTACAAGCCATCGAAAAAAGTGCAATCCGCATCAAAAACGCCATCGATGTAAAAGACATCGGCTACTCCCAAGAGCAAAACAGCTCAGGTGAAACCCAACTCCAACTCGACATCCAAAGCGATTTAATCATCGAAGAGGAGTTGAGTAAAATAGCTTCTGTCCACACCATCGCGAGTGAAGAGAAAGAGCTTCCGATGCTCCTCAACGAAAATGGTCACTACCATATCGCCTTTGATCCATTGGATGGTTCATCCCTCGTCGATGTAAACCTCAGTGTCGGTTCGATTTTCGGGATTTATGATGGTGAATTGACTGCAAGTAAGATGGTCGCCTCTTGCTATGTCGTCTACGGTCCTCGTGTCGAGCTTGTATTTGCGCATGAGGGAAAAGTAAAACTCTACCTCCTCCAAGCTGGAGAATTTGAATACGTCAAAGAGATCCATTTGAATGAAAAAGGGAAAATCATGGCACCGGGCGGAACACAGCAGTGTTGGGCACCGTACCATAAAGCAATGATTGATGCCTTCTTTGCCGATGGGTATCGCCTCCGTTATTCAGGCGGTATGGTTCCCGATTTGCACCAAATCCTCCTCAAAGGGGGCGGGTTATTCAGCTATCCAGGTGCTTCAGATAAACCGGAGGGGAAATTGCGTCAACTCTTTGAAGTATTTCCGTTTGCCTTTATTTTTGAAACGGCTGGCGGTCGCGCTATTGATGGAGCTAACCGCGTATTGGAAAAAGAGACAAAACATGTTCACGACACCAGTCCATGTTTTTTCGGTTCTAACTATGAAGTCTCAGTGGTAGCGGATGTCTATGGGAGAAACTAA
- the mobB gene encoding molybdopterin-guanine dinucleotide biosynthesis protein B, which produces MKKRLAVAFTGPSNSGKTTLILKVARKLIHDHQLQVAIIKNDPKDKAQFDVPGKDSYKMSDTGAEVVVTSPTRTTFFSQRHKELDEIISLFGEFDILLVEGLKNLPLPRISIFRDVIDTDYFPYMNALAIDHTITITDYDLPDNVELLDLNNPDNVINWILNNAKVLE; this is translated from the coding sequence TTGAAAAAACGTTTAGCCGTTGCTTTTACCGGACCTTCTAATAGCGGCAAAACGACCTTAATTTTAAAAGTTGCCCGAAAACTCATCCACGATCATCAACTCCAAGTCGCTATCATCAAAAATGACCCAAAAGACAAAGCTCAATTCGACGTACCGGGAAAAGATAGCTACAAAATGAGTGATACTGGAGCAGAGGTAGTAGTTACCTCCCCTACCCGCACCACCTTTTTTTCCCAACGCCATAAAGAACTAGATGAGATTATTTCACTATTTGGTGAATTTGATATTCTTTTGGTTGAGGGGCTTAAAAATCTCCCCCTACCCCGTATCAGTATATTTCGAGATGTAATCGATACCGATTATTTCCCTTATATGAATGCACTCGCTATTGATCATACGATTACCATCACCGACTATGATTTACCCGATAATGTAGAGCTACTCGACCTCAACAACCCCGATAACGTCATCAACTGGATATTAAACAACGCAAAGGTATTAGAATGA